GGCGGCGCACCCGGGCGTCTGGCGGGCCATCCCGTTCGCGGGCTTCTCGGACCACGCGCTCTTCGCGGACCCGAGCACCGCCTCGGCCGCGGTCCAGCTCTGCCACGCTCCGGACCGCTTCAACCACTCCGCCGCGGACACGCTCGACAAGGTCTCCGCGGTGGAGATGGCGCGGACGACGGTCGCCGCCTCCGCGCTCGCCTGGATGATGGCCTCGCCCGGGGCACTGGCCGTCCCCATGGTGGAGCGCATCGTCGGGGACTGGTGCGCGAGCGAGCTCGCGGCGGCGCATCGGGTCGCGAGCCGGTTCGAGGGCCTCCAAGCGGGGGAATGGAGCCGTCGCCTCCTGCGCCACGTGGAGCGCTCCAACGAGGCCATGCGCGCGCTCGTGCAGCCAGGGACGGGCTCCGAGGCGCCTGCTGCCCCCGCGCGAGGTCGGGTCATCCGTCGTCGCTGGTCCGGCCCGTTCAACGCGCGCGCCATGGCCGCGGACCTCCCGGCGGACAGCCGCGCGGCGCTGACGCGCCTGATTGCCGCCGACAAGCAGAACCTCGCGTTGCTCCTCAACTTCGCCATCCGCGCGGATGGGAGCCGTGGACGCGAGGACCTGGTGGACGAGACGTCGCTGGCGCTCGGGCGCCCCATCGAGGAGGGCGTCGCGCGCGGGCTCGTGGACCTGCTGCTGGAGTCGGGGTGGGCGACGGAGGACTCGCCGTCCGACGACTGAGGAGACGCGTCAGCTCTTCCCCACCATGCGCTGGAAGCGGTGGCGCAGTGGGAAGGGCACGAAGCGCTCGACGTGGAAGCCGAGCTGCTCGTCGAGTGAGTACGTCACCGGGTCCGTCAGGCTCAGCTCGGACATGCCCCGGGCCATCTGCTCGAGGAACCCCGGGTACTGGGATTGGAGGGTGTAGACGACGCTGTAATAGAGGTTCCGCCCGAGCGAGAAGCACGGGTAGCGCGCGTCGTAGTTCTCCAGCGAGTACTTGGGGAAGCACCCGTCGATGATGCGCTTGGGGCACAGCCACAGCGGCATCACCAACGTCATGTCGCCGATGACGCGCGCGGGGAAGGGCGCGGGCTTGAGGCCGGTGGAGACGCGGAACATGGCCTCCGTGACGACGTCCTCCAGGTTCAGGCCCGTGCAGACGAAGCGCGTCCCCAGCTCGCGGGCCTTCTTGAAGAGCGCCAGCCGCACCAGCAGCGTGCCGAGGAACTCGAAGTCGTCTCCCTCGAACTCCTTCTGGAAGCGGTCGATGAGCGAGGCGGAATCCCGGGGGATGCCGAGCAGCTCCTTGACGTCCAGCTCCTCCATCACCGTCAGCTCGAGGCCGTAGGTCGCGCACAGCTCCCGCGCGCGCGGCACGCCCGCGTCCCAGTCCGGGATGCCCTTGATGATGAGGGGATGGACCGTGAGCCCATGGTCCTTCAACTGCGTCAGCGCGTAGAGCAGGGCGTTGCTGTCGCCGCCGCCGCTGACGCCGACGACCAGGTGGGAGTCCGGAGGCAGGTGCTCGCGCACCGTCTCCGCCACCCGCGCCGCGATGACGGAGCGGCACTCGTCGGGGCTGAGCTTCTTGAGGAAGGACTCCGCCGTCGAGCTGGCGTTGTCCAGGCGCTGGTAGAAGTACTCGGTCGCCTGTCGCTCCGGCTCCGCGCTGGCCACGGTCATGGCCTGGGCGAGCGAGAACAGGAAGGGGTTCACGTTGCGGTTGAAGTAGAGCAGCAGCTCCGCCGCGTCCTTCAGGTCGCTGGCCGTCTGGTCGAGGCACGGCCGGATGGTCGGCGCGCCACCGGACCTGGGCACGACATAGATGGTCAACGCGGACCAGGGGACCTGGTGGCGATTGAGCAGGTCGATGAGCCGCTCATCACCATTCCAGCTCAGTGACTGACGCCCGTGGGACGTCACGAGCGACACGGCAGGGGAGGATCGTGGACCGGTGCTCATCTGCCTGTGCTTGCTCTCACACGCCTCACGGGCGCAGCGGGACTTCGGAAGAGACAGGATGCCGCCCTCGCGCGGCGGCCTCCTGGAGGACTACTGGGCGCCCGTGTCGCAGCTGGCGCCGCAGATGGTCTCCAGCCCGTGCTTGGAGGCCGGGATGGCGCGGCGCTGCGTGCGCATCGCCTCCAGGTCCGCCACCGCGATGAAGGCAGTCGCGGTCCGGCGCTCGCTCGCGGGCACCAGCTCGACGGACACGTTCTTCAGATTGAAGTTGTTCTGGACCTCGACACTCTCTTTCTGCTGGATCATCTCAGCCCCTTCTCTCCGTCAAACGTCGGGTGGAAGCCGCGACAACCCTGGAACCATAGCGGGCGCCCCGTCCGATGGTCAACGTGCAAAACCAGCACTCCGGTACCAGCCTGTAATTGCTCTTCGCGCGCGATCCGCGCACGTGCGCGTCAGCGTGAGGGGGGCGCGGCGAGGAGAGGGCGCCTGTCGCGCACGCCGAGCGCGGCCTCCAGCGCGGCGCCCGCGCGCAGCACGGTGGTCTCGTCGAAGACGCGGCCGACGAGCTGGAGCCCCAGGGGGAGGCCCGTCGAGGAGAAACCCGAGGGCATCGTGAGGGCGGGGTTGCCCGTCACGTTGTAGGGGATTGTCTGCATCGGCATCTTCAGTGGCCAGTCGGGAGGGAACTCGTCGAGGCGCGGCGCGGGGCCCACGCCGGTCGCGGTGAGCAGGAGGTCGTGGTGTTTCATGACCCCCTGGTTGAGCGTCACCGTGAGCTCACGTCGGAGTCGGAAGGCCTGCGTCAGGTCCGCGGCGGAGAGCGTCGCTCCGAGGATGAGGCGTTGATACGTGTATCGCGCGAAGTCGTGCGGGCGCTCGCGGAGGTCTCGTTCGTGAATCGCATGGCCCTCGGCGATCATGATGACCCGGCCGCACGCGCTGAAGAGGCGGAAGTCGGGCAGCCGCACCTCCTCGACGCTGGCGCCCAGCCGGGTCAGCGTCCGGGCCGCGGCGTCGAGCGCGGTGATGACCTCCGGTGAGGTGCCCTCGGCCTCGGCGAAGTGGTGCCGGGGGTAGGCGACGCGCAGGCCGTGGACGCCCTCTTTCAGCCGCGCCGTGTAGTCGGGCACGGGCTCGTCGGCGCTGCCGGGGTCGAGCGGGTCATGCCCCGCGATGACGCCCAGCGCGAGCGCCGCGTCCTCCACGGACCAGGTCAGGGGCCCGCAGTGGTCCAGCGCGAAGGAGAGGGGGAAGGTGCCTCGTCGCGAGACGCGGCCATAGGTGGGCTTGAACCCCACGGCGCCGCAGAAGCAGGCGGGGCCGCGGATGGAGCCGCTGGTGTCCGAGCCCAGGGTGACGCGCAGGAGCCCGGCGGCGACGGCGGCGGCGCTGCCCGAGGACGAGCCGCCGGTGAAGTGCTCCAGGTTCCACGGGTTGCGCGCGGGCGGGAAGGGGAGGTCGAAGCTGGGGCCCCCGAGCGCGAACTCGTGCGTGGCGAGCTTGCCCAGGAGCACCGCGCCCCCCGCCCTGAGCTTCGCCTCGACGAAGGCGTCCTGCGTGGGGACGTGGTCGACCCGCAGCTTCGAGTGACACGTCGTCCGGATGCCGGCGGTGTCGAAGATGTCCTTCAGCGCGTACGGGATGCCGTGCAGGGGCCCCCGGTCGACCCCCGCGCGCAGCTCCAGGTCGGCGCGGTGCGCGTCCTCCAGCGCGCGCTCCCTCGTGACGAGGACGAAGGCGTGCACCGGCTCGTCGATGGACGCGATGCGCGCCAGCGCGTGCTCGACGAGAGCCGTGGCGCTGAGCTGTCCGGAGCGCAGGCGCGAGCCCGCCTCCGCGATGGAGAGTTCGTGAAGTGGCTTCATCCCCGCCCCGTCACCGTCCGCGCAGGAGCGCGTCCAGGTGGAACACGTTCGAGGGCTCGCTCTCAGCCTGCCGGGGCTGCCGCAGGACGGCCGTCATCCGCTTCAGGTCCTCGTAGCCCGCGAGGACGCCGGCCCGATACGCCTCCGGGACGGTGATGCCTTGTCGCCGCATCAACAGGTCGAGCTCGCGCTCGAGCGGGGAAGCTGCCTCCGGCCCTGCCTTGTCCATCCACCTCTCCAGTCGTGGAAACGAGCGTAACACGCAGGGCTTGAAGTCCACGGATTGCGGAGAGAGCCCGTGGCGGGTAGACCGGAGGCGTCATGGACCGAAGCTCACGCGACATCGAGTGGAGCCACCTGTCGTCCCTGGAGGAGAAGCGCGCGGCCTACGCGCTCGAGTCGTACTTCCGGGAGAGCCTGTGGGACGCGCGGGTGGTGCTCGGCGAGCGGATGCTGCCCATCCTCCAGCGCATCACCCTGCTGGTGTTCAAGCCGGAGGCGCTCGTGGGGCGCCGGGTGGACGGCACGATGCGCTTCCTGGCGGACAACGGCTTCACGCCCATCCACTACCGCCCCTTCACCTTCACGCGGCCCATCACCCGCGAGGTGTGGCGCTTCCAGTGGAACGCCTCGACGCTGGACAAGATCGACGTGTCGACGCTCGCCTTCTGCGCGCTGCCCACGGTGATGGTGGTCCTGCGGGACGACTCGTCGCCGTTGGAGCTGCCGGGCTCGGTCCGTCTGAAGAAGCGCAAGGGGGCCGCCGCTCCGGAGGCGCGGGCGCCGGGCACGCTGCGCTCCGTCGTCTCCGCGCCGAACCGGATGATCACCTTCGTCCACACCACGGACGAGCCCGCGGACGTGCTGCGCGAGGTCGGCATCTTCTTCGACCGGCCCACGCGGCGTGAGTTCTTCCAAGCCATCCTGGAGGACTTCCGAGGGGACGCCACGGCCGGGTGCCTGGGGGCCTTGAAGCGGCTGGAGGCGCGGGCGCCCACGTCGGACTTCGCGCCCGAGGGGGCGTGGCAGCGCATCCTGGCGCGGGCCCAGGGCCAGACGCGCGCGCGGCTGGAGGCGCAGCGGGCGCGGTTCGGCGAGACGGGGAAGGTCGACTGGGAGGACTTCCACGCGCTGTGCGCGGACGCGGGCTGCGACACCTGGGACATCGTCTCCATCGGCACCGCCGCCATCGACTACGACGACGTGGGCCACGCGCAGCTCATCAACTTCGACCGGGGAGGGCTCGACGGTTGGTTGAACGGCAAGGCGCGGCTCGTGCCGGGCGAGAGCTGAGCCTCAGGAGCGGGAGCCCGCGGCCTCGAGGAGCGCGCGGATGCCCTGCACGTCGATGGGAGGGCGCGCGTTCAGCTTGGAGTAGCGCACCGTCCCCAGCAGGCTCTCCAGGTTGCGCGCGCCCGCGTCGGGGCCCCAGACGCGCTCGGCGTGCCGCAGCGCCTGCTCGTGCGATGTCTCGCCATCGAACAGGCTCAGCACCGACCAGGCCTGCGCGGTGAGCTGGAGCGGCGGGGTGCCCGCGTTCAGCCGCGTCAGGTCGTAGCGCTCGTCGCGCAAGCGCACCGTCACGTCGAAGTCGAGGGCGGGCAGGGGCTCGCCCCCCTCGGCGCGCTCCTCGATGACGGGGACGGAGGGCAGCTGGGGCGCGAGCAGTCGCTGCTCGGCCCAGGTGAAGACCGCGCGCGCGAAGGCCACGATGCGGTGGGTGAACCGGGTGACGTCGCTGGCGGTGGGCCGCGGGGGCGCCTGATGGAGGCCCAGATAGCGCTCTTGCGCGGACAGCCCCGAGGGACGACCGGGCAGCAGCCGCTCCCAGTCCGGTGGCAGGGCCTCCAGCAGCCGGGCCCGCCACTTGCGCGTCGGGTTGGTGAAGCCGTGGCCGGCGACGAGGCCGTCCACCGCGTGGCCGAGCAGCTCCTGCGCGACGAAGAGCATGCTGACCCAGTCGCTGACTCCATTGAGGCCGGCCAGGTCGATCTGCAGCGTGTTGGCTTGATAGCGCGCCCAGTCCAGCTTGTGCCGCGCGAGGTGGGCCTGGGGGACGCGGGCCTGATAGCGCTCCAGCTCTCCGGCGCCGTGGAGCGCCCTGCCGGTGCGCAGCCGGTGCAGCAGC
This sequence is a window from Myxococcus stipitatus. Protein-coding genes within it:
- a CDS encoding amidase, which gives rise to MKPLHELSIAEAGSRLRSGQLSATALVEHALARIASIDEPVHAFVLVTRERALEDAHRADLELRAGVDRGPLHGIPYALKDIFDTAGIRTTCHSKLRVDHVPTQDAFVEAKLRAGGAVLLGKLATHEFALGGPSFDLPFPPARNPWNLEHFTGGSSSGSAAAVAAGLLRVTLGSDTSGSIRGPACFCGAVGFKPTYGRVSRRGTFPLSFALDHCGPLTWSVEDAALALGVIAGHDPLDPGSADEPVPDYTARLKEGVHGLRVAYPRHHFAEAEGTSPEVITALDAAARTLTRLGASVEEVRLPDFRLFSACGRVIMIAEGHAIHERDLRERPHDFARYTYQRLILGATLSAADLTQAFRLRRELTVTLNQGVMKHHDLLLTATGVGPAPRLDEFPPDWPLKMPMQTIPYNVTGNPALTMPSGFSSTGLPLGLQLVGRVFDETTVLRAGAALEAALGVRDRRPLLAAPPSR
- a CDS encoding nucleoside-diphosphate kinase, with the translated sequence MDRSSRDIEWSHLSSLEEKRAAYALESYFRESLWDARVVLGERMLPILQRITLLVFKPEALVGRRVDGTMRFLADNGFTPIHYRPFTFTRPITREVWRFQWNASTLDKIDVSTLAFCALPTVMVVLRDDSSPLELPGSVRLKKRKGAAAPEARAPGTLRSVVSAPNRMITFVHTTDEPADVLREVGIFFDRPTRREFFQAILEDFRGDATAGCLGALKRLEARAPTSDFAPEGAWQRILARAQGQTRARLEAQRARFGETGKVDWEDFHALCADAGCDTWDIVSIGTAAIDYDDVGHAQLINFDRGGLDGWLNGKARLVPGES